In uncultured Cohaesibacter sp., a genomic segment contains:
- a CDS encoding ABC transporter substrate-binding protein translates to MKLLTKALAATALAAVLSTTAQAKTLVYCSEGSPEGFTPALYTAGTTFDASSHTIYNKLVEFERGSTNVVPGLAESWDVSEDGLEYTFHLRKGVKFHTTKDFTPSRDFNADDVIFSFMRQKDPNHPYNKVSGGTYEYFGGMSMDSLIKEIIKVDDYTVKFDLNQVEAPFIANMAMDFASIASAEYAAQVEKTGNLDMFDQNPVGTGPFQLVAYQKDAVIRYKAFADYWGGKADIDDLIFAITPDASVRYQKLKAGECDVMPYPNPADIEAMKADPNITMMEQAGLNVGYLAYNNQKDQFKDVRVRKALNMAINKQAILDAVFQGAGQVAKNPIPPTMWSYNDAVQDDAYDPEAAKKLLEEAGVSGMKTNIWAMPVQRPYNPNARRMAELIQADWKAIGVDAEIVSYEWGEYLKRSSAGEHDTVLLGWTGDNGDPDNFMYVLLGCDAVESGANRAKWCNEEFNDLLVKAKQTTDVAERTKLYEEAQVVFKREAPWATIAHSVVFMPLSSKVKNYKIDPFGGHIFYGVDIDK, encoded by the coding sequence ATGAAGCTGCTTACCAAAGCTTTGGCTGCTACCGCTCTGGCCGCCGTATTGTCTACGACTGCTCAGGCGAAGACATTGGTATATTGCTCCGAGGGGAGCCCGGAAGGCTTTACTCCGGCGCTTTACACTGCCGGGACGACCTTCGACGCATCTTCTCACACCATTTACAACAAACTCGTCGAGTTTGAACGTGGCAGCACCAACGTGGTCCCTGGACTGGCTGAGAGCTGGGATGTTTCCGAAGATGGGCTGGAATATACTTTCCATCTGCGCAAGGGCGTGAAGTTCCACACGACCAAAGACTTTACCCCAAGCCGCGACTTCAATGCCGATGACGTGATCTTCTCCTTCATGCGTCAGAAAGATCCGAACCATCCTTACAACAAGGTTTCCGGCGGCACCTACGAATATTTCGGCGGCATGTCGATGGACAGCCTGATCAAGGAAATCATCAAGGTTGACGACTATACCGTCAAATTCGATCTCAATCAGGTTGAAGCGCCTTTCATCGCCAACATGGCCATGGACTTTGCCTCTATCGCTTCTGCTGAATATGCTGCTCAGGTCGAGAAAACCGGCAATCTTGACATGTTCGACCAGAATCCGGTCGGTACCGGTCCTTTCCAGCTGGTTGCCTATCAGAAAGACGCCGTCATCCGCTACAAGGCTTTTGCCGACTATTGGGGTGGCAAGGCTGACATTGACGATCTGATCTTCGCGATCACTCCGGATGCCTCCGTGCGCTATCAGAAGCTGAAAGCTGGCGAATGCGACGTGATGCCTTATCCGAATCCGGCTGACATCGAAGCTATGAAGGCTGATCCGAATATCACCATGATGGAACAGGCCGGTCTGAATGTGGGCTATCTGGCCTACAATAACCAGAAAGACCAGTTCAAGGATGTTCGTGTTCGCAAGGCTCTGAACATGGCCATCAACAAGCAGGCCATTCTTGATGCCGTCTTCCAGGGCGCCGGTCAGGTTGCCAAGAACCCGATCCCGCCGACCATGTGGTCTTACAATGATGCGGTTCAGGATGACGCCTATGATCCGGAAGCTGCCAAGAAGCTGCTTGAAGAAGCTGGCGTTTCCGGCATGAAAACCAACATCTGGGCCATGCCTGTGCAGCGTCCTTACAACCCGAATGCCCGTCGTATGGCCGAACTCATTCAGGCTGACTGGAAAGCAATCGGTGTTGACGCTGAAATCGTGTCCTATGAATGGGGCGAATATCTGAAGCGCTCTTCTGCTGGCGAACATGACACCGTGCTGCTCGGCTGGACCGGTGACAATGGCGACCCGGACAACTTCATGTATGTTCTGCTTGGTTGCGATGCGGTTGAATCCGGTGCAAACCGTGCAAAATGGTGCAATGAAGAGTTCAACGATCTGCTGGTCAAGGCAAAACAGACCACCGATGTTGCAGAACGCACCAAGCTGTATGAAGAGGCACAGGTTGTCTTCAAACGTGAAGCACCTTGGGCAACCATTGCGCACTCTGTTGTTTTCATGCCGCTTAGCAGCAAAGTCAAAAACTACAAGATCGATCCATTTGGCGGCCACATCTTCTACGGTGTGGATATCGACAAATAA
- a CDS encoding NUDIX hydrolase, with translation MSDSHELLSRETLCSLQKGTIDQVTVRTIHDDGREHVISEPVWADRDSIAVLPYDEKAGTVLLVRQVRTAVFLRDQGVILEACAGGIEKTDASVEDACRREAEEELGVSLGALERVAQVFINPARMVEKANLFLASYQSGQQHPEERHQDEDEDIEVVEISIGDLKLLLEAGNIRCPRLLMLSQALMYRAGQMG, from the coding sequence ATGTCCGATAGCCATGAGTTGCTTTCGCGCGAAACGCTTTGTTCCCTGCAAAAGGGGACTATTGATCAGGTGACCGTGCGCACCATTCATGATGACGGGCGAGAGCATGTCATTTCCGAGCCGGTCTGGGCCGACCGGGATTCCATTGCTGTTCTGCCCTATGATGAGAAGGCTGGCACCGTGTTGCTGGTTCGGCAGGTGCGAACGGCGGTGTTTTTGCGCGATCAGGGCGTGATACTGGAAGCCTGCGCTGGCGGAATAGAGAAGACAGATGCATCCGTTGAAGATGCCTGTCGGCGGGAGGCGGAGGAAGAGCTGGGCGTTTCGCTGGGGGCGCTGGAACGAGTGGCGCAGGTCTTTATCAATCCGGCGCGAATGGTCGAGAAGGCCAATCTGTTTCTCGCCTCTTACCAGTCCGGTCAGCAGCATCCTGAAGAACGTCATCAGGATGAAGATGAAGATATTGAAGTTGTTGAGATTTCAATCGGGGATCTGAAGCTTTTGCTTGAGGCTGGAAATATTCGCTGTCCGCGCCTTCTCATGCTTTCTCAGGCTCTTATGTACAGAGCTGGCCAGATGGGGTGA
- the cutA gene encoding divalent-cation tolerance protein CutA, with amino-acid sequence MSNTKNDVLLLYGTCPDAETARKIARSLLDAKLVACVNILAGLTSLYQWQGQIEQSEEVAFIAKSTEGAWSAAAELFQSLHPYEEPALVALPVCDGLPGFMQWVRSEVVVS; translated from the coding sequence ATGTCAAACACTAAAAATGATGTGTTGCTGTTATATGGAACCTGCCCTGACGCCGAAACGGCGCGCAAAATAGCCCGTTCACTGCTTGATGCAAAGTTGGTCGCTTGTGTGAATATCCTAGCAGGTTTGACCTCGCTTTATCAATGGCAGGGACAAATCGAACAGAGCGAGGAAGTTGCCTTCATCGCCAAAAGCACCGAAGGTGCCTGGTCCGCTGCCGCCGAGCTGTTTCAAAGCCTGCATCCCTATGAAGAACCGGCGCTTGTTGCCTTGCCTGTTTGTGATGGATTGCCCGGTTTCATGCAATGGGTTCGGTCCGAAGTCGTCGTTAGCTGA
- a CDS encoding NAD kinase: MSRPFQKIAFISSGTEESLEAKERLTHLFGSAAPAEADVIVALGGDGLMLQTLHGHMNSQIPIYGMNCGSIGFLMNEYAEEGLINRLEKSEISEIRPLEMRALTTDGNVHEATAINEVSVFRQTAQAAKMEIRIDGKVRMEELICDGALVATPVGSTAYNLSVHGPILPIDSPLLALTPISPFRPRHWRGALLPNSAKVKLIVKEPRKRPLSAVADHTEIRSVLEVEITESRDKSCKIMFDPEHGWAERILSEQFRY, from the coding sequence ATGTCACGGCCTTTTCAGAAAATCGCCTTCATTTCCAGCGGAACCGAAGAATCTCTGGAAGCCAAAGAAAGGCTGACACATCTTTTCGGGTCCGCAGCCCCTGCCGAAGCCGATGTGATCGTGGCTCTGGGCGGTGACGGATTGATGCTGCAAACCCTGCATGGCCACATGAACAGCCAGATCCCCATTTACGGCATGAATTGCGGCTCCATCGGTTTTCTGATGAATGAATATGCCGAAGAAGGATTGATCAACCGGCTCGAGAAGTCGGAAATCTCCGAAATCCGGCCACTGGAGATGCGCGCCCTGACAACCGACGGCAATGTCCATGAAGCCACCGCGATCAATGAAGTCTCCGTTTTCAGACAAACGGCACAGGCCGCCAAAATGGAAATCCGAATCGATGGCAAGGTACGCATGGAAGAATTGATCTGCGACGGTGCCCTTGTCGCCACGCCGGTGGGCAGCACCGCCTACAATCTGTCCGTCCATGGCCCAATCCTGCCAATCGACTCCCCGTTGCTCGCCCTCACCCCGATCAGCCCCTTTCGGCCACGCCACTGGCGCGGCGCCCTGTTGCCCAACAGCGCAAAGGTCAAGCTCATCGTCAAGGAGCCACGCAAGCGCCCCCTGAGCGCAGTTGCCGATCACACCGAAATCCGCTCCGTACTGGAAGTCGAAATCACCGAGAGCCGGGACAAGTCCTGCAAAATCATGTTCGACCCCGAGCATGGCTGGGCCGAGCGCATTCTGAGCGAACAGTTCCGTTACTGA
- a CDS encoding response regulator — MIKVDLSQLRFLIVEDNAHMRRVIRTLIHSFGAREVTEAEDGASGLEMFQTNSPDIVIADWYMPIFSGIELTRMMRHPESSANPTVPIIMLTGHSEKKKVMEARDVGVTEFLCKPISANALYARVANCLVNPRSFIKATGYYGPDRRRFANPLYKGAERRGVAQKKAS; from the coding sequence ATGATTAAGGTTGACCTCTCACAATTACGTTTTCTGATTGTGGAAGACAACGCTCATATGCGCCGCGTCATCAGAACGCTCATTCACAGCTTCGGAGCGCGAGAGGTAACAGAAGCAGAAGACGGCGCGTCCGGTCTTGAAATGTTTCAGACCAACTCGCCCGATATCGTCATCGCCGACTGGTATATGCCCATCTTCAGCGGCATCGAGTTGACCCGCATGATGCGCCACCCGGAATCATCGGCCAACCCGACAGTACCGATCATCATGTTGACAGGGCATTCGGAAAAAAAGAAAGTCATGGAAGCGCGGGATGTTGGCGTTACGGAATTTCTTTGCAAACCGATTTCAGCCAATGCACTATATGCCAGAGTCGCCAATTGTCTGGTCAATCCACGCAGCTTCATCAAGGCGACAGGATATTATGGTCCCGACCGCAGGCGCTTTGCCAATCCTCTTTACAAGGGAGCAGAGCGCCGTGGCGTTGCCCAAAAAAAGGCAAGTTGA
- a CDS encoding Hpt domain-containing protein: MADYEIIKPKVDLRKKIKILPNNSGFDPVAKAEEAMERLSYNFGNWMRDEVAKLQYAWEQAEKADLNEESVDKLFRSCHDIKGQAHTMGFPLAGLIASSMCELIERIPDPKKLPVDLLRKHVQSITAVVNENAREEDNFIGKQLAEELTVITEDYIEKNAPPETEEAESEC; this comes from the coding sequence ATGGCCGACTATGAGATCATAAAGCCCAAAGTCGACTTGAGAAAAAAGATCAAGATCCTGCCGAACAATAGCGGGTTTGATCCGGTGGCCAAGGCTGAGGAAGCCATGGAGCGCCTGTCTTACAATTTTGGCAACTGGATGCGTGACGAAGTGGCCAAGCTGCAATATGCCTGGGAGCAGGCTGAAAAAGCGGACCTGAATGAAGAGAGCGTCGACAAGCTTTTTCGCTCCTGCCACGATATCAAGGGACAGGCCCATACCATGGGCTTCCCGTTGGCCGGCCTTATTGCCAGTTCCATGTGCGAATTGATCGAGCGCATTCCTGACCCGAAAAAACTGCCCGTAGACCTGCTGCGCAAGCATGTCCAGTCGATTACGGCTGTCGTCAATGAAAATGCCCGCGAGGAAGACAATTTCATCGGCAAACAGCTGGCAGAAGAGCTTACCGTGATCACCGAAGACTATATCGAGAAGAACGCACCACCGGAGACGGAAGAAGCCGAAAGCGAATGCTGA
- a CDS encoding DUF2336 domain-containing protein produces the protein MIVAKFLSWIETAPVDRRAEATSALARAYLYSPLDESEKAAAETALTILLDDPAPIVREALAQALKQSPYAPRPVILSLVQDIDAVAIPVIARSPVLLDSELVDMVADRGTLVQCAVASRPSVSPALCAAMSEVADAEACCVMLENPGAQIAVFSLRRLAERFGQMPTVRNMLLSLDGLPIDIRQMLIVRLGDALKQLSLVQSFFNSERRSSLVKDACDKATVDLASCCAHGDELEALVEHLRLSGQLTADLLIRSLCMGNVEMFVMALVSLTDLSEKRVRACVVDPSEALVNTLCKKSGISLRVAPVIYSALQAYVELGSCLDEGMPRSRFGRIMVERILSDYNDFAEDELDDLLALLRRFATQIARDEARALSARLKQVTAA, from the coding sequence ATGATCGTAGCGAAGTTTCTTTCCTGGATAGAGACCGCGCCGGTGGATCGTCGTGCAGAAGCGACGAGCGCTCTGGCTCGGGCATATCTCTATTCGCCGCTTGATGAATCGGAAAAGGCGGCGGCAGAAACGGCTTTGACCATTCTTCTGGATGATCCGGCACCGATCGTGCGTGAGGCGCTGGCTCAGGCGCTCAAGCAGTCTCCCTATGCGCCGCGTCCGGTGATCCTGTCTCTGGTGCAGGATATTGATGCGGTGGCAATTCCCGTTATTGCCCGATCTCCGGTGCTGCTGGATTCCGAACTGGTTGATATGGTGGCCGATCGCGGAACGCTTGTTCAGTGCGCGGTGGCATCACGCCCCTCTGTAAGCCCGGCGCTCTGCGCTGCGATGTCGGAAGTGGCCGATGCGGAAGCCTGCTGCGTTATGCTGGAAAATCCCGGTGCACAAATTGCGGTCTTTAGTTTGCGACGTCTTGCCGAACGTTTCGGCCAGATGCCGACGGTTCGCAACATGCTGCTGTCTCTGGACGGCCTTCCGATTGATATCCGGCAGATGTTGATCGTTCGTCTGGGCGATGCCCTCAAGCAATTGTCTCTGGTGCAGTCATTCTTCAATTCCGAGCGGCGCTCTTCTCTGGTCAAGGACGCTTGCGATAAGGCAACGGTCGATCTGGCCTCTTGCTGTGCCCATGGGGATGAGCTGGAAGCTCTGGTTGAGCATCTGAGATTGTCCGGTCAGCTCACCGCTGATCTGCTCATTCGCAGCCTTTGCATGGGCAATGTCGAAATGTTCGTCATGGCATTGGTAAGCCTGACGGACTTGAGCGAAAAGCGGGTGCGGGCCTGTGTTGTCGATCCGTCCGAAGCGCTGGTCAACACGCTTTGCAAGAAATCAGGCATTTCCTTGCGGGTTGCCCCGGTGATCTATTCGGCGCTTCAGGCCTATGTCGAGCTTGGAAGCTGCCTTGACGAGGGCATGCCGCGCAGTCGTTTCGGGCGCATTATGGTGGAGCGCATTCTGAGCGACTATAATGACTTTGCGGAAGATGAGCTGGATGACCTTCTGGCGTTGTTGCGTCGATTTGCAACCCAGATTGCCCGGGATGAAGCACGGGCACTGAGCGCCCGCCTCAAGCAGGTGACGGCCGCCTGA
- a CDS encoding transglycosylase SLT domain-containing protein, translated as MANSVSFNNSIRFQAAFEEASRTTGTDFEFLLNTAQRESNFNASAKAPTSSASGLFQFVEQTWLETMKESGPELGYGNVAAQISQSGDKYYVRDPEVRQQILDMRNDPKVSALMAGAYAQSNREQLAQELDRSPTQGELYAAHFLGAQGSSKLITLAENEPNVTAANIFPAQAQANKNIFYDRNGQAKSVSEVYDDLVSTASAEPASSKKKGLLDMLGLGNLFSAKDSTKNLQLTRSEETSAVQTQQVVQVHEAGADTSVVSDSRSSLEAFFSQPLERTLPSRYGLSYLPDNSVSSEVRASRYVTGDNGERSVDEASAHTGVIASRIYSQAAGATEQSGTPSAETAGSSVPLPRSKPSMADVSTTADVYVNELNGMLPRAKPVANMASGQSEAASTSTHRNPLDLTQSPTSTSRQQQRLGAMDLSVFLKGDVFTSSDKG; from the coding sequence TTGGCCAATTCTGTTTCGTTTAACAATTCGATCAGATTTCAAGCTGCCTTCGAGGAGGCCAGCCGGACCACTGGTACGGACTTCGAGTTTTTGCTCAATACCGCCCAGCGTGAGAGCAACTTCAACGCCTCGGCCAAGGCTCCGACTTCTTCTGCATCGGGACTGTTCCAGTTTGTCGAGCAGACATGGCTGGAGACGATGAAGGAATCCGGGCCGGAGCTGGGCTATGGCAATGTTGCTGCCCAGATCTCGCAGTCGGGCGATAAATATTATGTCCGCGATCCGGAAGTGCGCCAGCAGATACTGGACATGCGCAATGACCCCAAGGTGTCGGCGCTGATGGCCGGTGCCTATGCCCAGAGCAATCGGGAACAATTGGCGCAGGAGCTGGACAGAAGTCCGACACAAGGGGAGCTTTATGCTGCGCATTTTCTGGGGGCTCAGGGCAGCAGCAAGCTGATCACTCTGGCTGAGAATGAACCCAATGTGACCGCTGCCAATATTTTTCCGGCGCAGGCGCAGGCAAACAAGAATATTTTCTATGACCGCAACGGACAGGCCAAGAGCGTGTCCGAGGTCTATGATGACCTTGTGTCTACGGCATCTGCGGAACCCGCTTCTTCCAAGAAGAAGGGGCTGCTGGACATGCTGGGGCTTGGCAATCTTTTCAGCGCCAAGGACAGCACCAAAAATTTGCAACTGACGCGCAGCGAAGAAACGTCGGCTGTTCAGACGCAGCAGGTCGTGCAGGTGCATGAGGCCGGGGCTGATACATCGGTGGTCAGCGATAGTCGCAGTTCTCTGGAAGCTTTTTTCTCGCAGCCGCTGGAGCGCACCCTTCCTTCCCGTTACGGATTGAGCTATCTGCCTGACAATTCGGTTTCCTCCGAAGTGCGGGCGTCCCGTTATGTTACTGGCGACAATGGCGAGCGTAGCGTGGATGAAGCCTCAGCCCATACCGGTGTGATTGCCAGCCGTATCTATTCACAGGCCGCCGGAGCGACTGAACAGTCCGGCACACCGAGTGCTGAGACTGCCGGGAGTTCCGTTCCCCTGCCGCGCAGCAAGCCCAGCATGGCGGATGTTTCAACCACGGCAGATGTCTATGTGAATGAGTTGAACGGAATGCTGCCAAGGGCCAAGCCGGTGGCCAATATGGCTTCGGGACAGTCTGAAGCTGCCTCAACCTCAACCCATCGAAATCCGCTCGATCTTACCCAAAGCCCGACGAGCACTTCGCGCCAGCAGCAGAGGCTTGGCGCGATGGATTTGAGTGTCTTTCTCAAAGGGGATGTTTTTACATCCAGTGACAAAGGGTAA
- the thrS gene encoding threonine--tRNA ligase codes for MVNLTFPDGSVREYDKGVSGVDVALGISKSLAKKAVAMKLDGELVDLAAPISDDAKIEIVTRTDEVALELIRHDAAHVMAEAVQELFPGTQVTIGPVIDNGFYYDFARSEPFTTEDLALIEKKMGEIIDRNEPFTREVWSRDVAKKHFSDKGESYKVELVDAIPEGEDVKIYRQGEWLDLCRGPHMTSTGQIGKAFKLMKVAGAYWRGDSNNAMLSRIYGTAWASEKDLKDHLTRLEEAEKRDHRKLGREMDLFHFQEEAPGSVFWHDKGWTLFQSLITYMRRRQKSWDYHEVNSPDMMERTLWEQSGHWEKFGENMFTTQTPDERIFCCKPMNCPGHVQIFKNGLKSYRDLPLKIAEFGKVHRYEPSGALHGMMRVRHFTQDDAHVFCAEDQITQVCVDLHEQIMSIYHDFGFTDIRVKFSDRPEKRVGSDAVWDAAENALKTAIDAAGQEWTLNPGEGAFYGPKLEYVLRDAIGRDWQCGTVQVDLNLPGRLGAFYIDTDGNKVHPVMIHRALFGSLERFTGILIEHYAGHFPLWLAPLQVVVATITSEADDYAREVAAKLTKAGLNVETDLRNEKINYKVREHSLAKVPALLVCGKKEAEENSVSIRRLGSKHQTSMSLAEAIASLVDEAIAPDIRRAREQDVVAAE; via the coding sequence ATGGTCAATCTGACTTTCCCCGACGGATCTGTTCGTGAATATGACAAGGGCGTGAGCGGCGTCGATGTTGCACTGGGCATTTCCAAATCTCTGGCCAAGAAGGCCGTGGCAATGAAGCTGGACGGCGAACTGGTCGATCTGGCAGCCCCGATTTCCGACGATGCCAAAATCGAGATCGTGACGCGCACCGATGAGGTAGCGCTTGAATTGATCCGCCATGACGCGGCCCATGTGATGGCCGAAGCTGTGCAGGAACTGTTTCCCGGCACGCAGGTTACCATTGGACCGGTCATCGACAATGGCTTCTATTATGACTTTGCGCGCAGCGAGCCTTTCACCACCGAAGATCTTGCCCTGATCGAAAAGAAAATGGGCGAAATCATCGACCGCAATGAGCCTTTCACCAGAGAAGTCTGGAGTCGGGACGTTGCCAAGAAGCATTTCTCCGACAAGGGCGAAAGCTACAAGGTGGAACTGGTTGACGCGATCCCCGAGGGGGAAGATGTCAAGATCTACCGGCAGGGCGAATGGCTCGATCTTTGCCGTGGGCCACACATGACCTCCACCGGTCAGATCGGCAAGGCCTTCAAGCTGATGAAGGTGGCCGGTGCCTATTGGCGCGGTGATTCCAATAATGCCATGCTGAGTCGCATCTATGGCACCGCATGGGCATCGGAGAAGGATCTCAAGGATCATCTGACCCGTCTGGAAGAAGCGGAAAAACGCGATCACCGCAAACTTGGCCGCGAGATGGATCTGTTCCATTTTCAGGAAGAGGCTCCGGGGTCCGTTTTCTGGCATGACAAGGGCTGGACCCTGTTCCAGAGCCTGATCACCTATATGCGCCGCCGTCAGAAGAGCTGGGACTATCATGAAGTCAACAGCCCGGACATGATGGAGCGGACGCTTTGGGAACAGTCCGGCCACTGGGAGAAGTTCGGTGAAAATATGTTCACCACCCAGACCCCTGACGAGCGGATCTTCTGCTGCAAGCCGATGAACTGCCCGGGCCATGTGCAGATTTTCAAGAATGGTCTTAAATCCTATCGTGACCTGCCTTTGAAGATTGCCGAATTCGGCAAGGTGCATCGCTATGAGCCATCGGGTGCCCTGCATGGCATGATGCGCGTGCGTCACTTCACGCAGGATGACGCTCATGTCTTCTGTGCCGAAGACCAGATTACCCAGGTTTGCGTCGATCTGCATGAACAGATCATGTCGATCTATCATGACTTCGGCTTTACCGACATTCGGGTGAAATTCTCCGATCGCCCTGAAAAGCGTGTTGGGTCCGATGCTGTCTGGGATGCGGCTGAAAATGCCCTGAAGACCGCTATCGATGCCGCCGGGCAGGAATGGACGCTGAATCCGGGTGAGGGGGCTTTCTATGGTCCGAAACTGGAATATGTTCTGCGTGACGCCATCGGGCGTGACTGGCAGTGCGGCACGGTTCAGGTTGACCTCAACCTGCCGGGGCGTCTTGGTGCCTTCTATATCGACACCGACGGCAACAAGGTTCATCCGGTGATGATCCACCGTGCGCTGTTCGGTTCGCTGGAACGCTTCACCGGCATTCTGATCGAGCATTATGCCGGACATTTCCCGCTCTGGCTTGCTCCGCTTCAGGTGGTGGTTGCGACCATTACCTCCGAGGCCGATGACTATGCCCGCGAAGTGGCGGCCAAGCTGACCAAGGCCGGGCTCAATGTCGAGACCGATCTTCGCAACGAGAAGATCAACTACAAGGTCCGTGAGCATTCGCTGGCCAAGGTTCCGGCACTGCTGGTCTGCGGCAAGAAGGAAGCCGAGGAGAACAGCGTTTCGATCCGTCGTCTGGGCTCCAAGCATCAGACCTCGATGTCGCTGGCAGAAGCCATCGCCTCGCTTGTCGATGAAGCCATCGCCCCGGACATTCGCCGCGCGCGCGAACAGGATGTTGTCGCTGCGGAATAG
- the yidD gene encoding membrane protein insertion efficiency factor YidD translates to MKYLAIGLIKLYQIFLSPFVGRACRYQPTCSRYTEEAIGRFGFWAGGWMGLARILRCHPFGHSGFDPVPERLPQGSAWYKPWTYGLWGGDHIDPETKLGPPR, encoded by the coding sequence ATGAAATATCTCGCCATCGGGCTGATCAAGCTCTACCAGATCTTCCTCTCGCCCTTCGTTGGTCGGGCCTGTCGCTATCAGCCGACCTGTTCGCGCTATACCGAAGAGGCAATCGGCCGGTTCGGATTCTGGGCCGGGGGCTGGATGGGGCTGGCGCGAATCCTGCGTTGTCATCCATTCGGGCATAGCGGCTTTGATCCTGTACCGGAAAGGTTGCCTCAAGGTTCGGCGTGGTATAAACCATGGACATACGGCCTATGGGGTGGTGATCACATCGACCCGGAGACCAAGTTGGGTCCCCCTCGGTGA
- a CDS encoding iron-sulfur cluster assembly scaffold protein, whose translation MLDDVYNKKILEFAGNIPQLQRLAAPMASAKAHSKLCGSTIEVDLVVEDGKVADFGQTVNACALGQAAASVVGRQIIGSDLAELRQLRAEMQAMLQEDGTPPTGKWDDLKFLQPVKNYPARHASTLLVFDAVVDAFEQIAETV comes from the coding sequence ATGCTGGACGATGTTTATAATAAGAAAATTCTCGAATTTGCAGGGAATATTCCCCAGTTGCAGCGCCTTGCGGCGCCAATGGCGTCGGCCAAGGCTCATAGCAAACTGTGCGGCTCGACCATCGAAGTGGATCTTGTGGTTGAGGATGGCAAGGTTGCCGACTTTGGCCAGACGGTGAATGCCTGCGCGTTGGGCCAAGCTGCGGCCTCTGTCGTCGGGCGACAGATCATCGGCTCAGATCTGGCCGAACTGCGGCAGTTGCGCGCAGAGATGCAGGCCATGTTGCAGGAAGATGGCACGCCGCCAACTGGCAAATGGGATGATTTGAAATTTCTTCAGCCGGTGAAGAATTATCCGGCGCGCCATGCATCGACCTTGCTGGTGTTCGATGCGGTGGTGGATGCGTTTGAGCAGATTGCAGAGACTGTATGA
- the folE gene encoding GTP cyclohydrolase I FolE has protein sequence MDMIVDSSESAGDKVEEGQENALKNNKQKQLHAVADLEQQLEEPSDSWALADRPSRKEAEEAVRTLIRWIGDDPAREGLLDTPKRVVKAYEELYRGYREDPAGPLERMFEEVNGYEDMVLLRDVEFFSACEHHMVPFVGKAHIAYYPSNGVVGLSKLARVIDTFARRLQTQESLTEQIIETIETTLAPRGIALLIEAEHMCMTMRGVRKRGASTVTTRFTGVFAADVDKQNRFMSLTGECRG, from the coding sequence ATGGATATGATTGTCGATTCCAGCGAGTCCGCTGGCGATAAGGTTGAAGAGGGGCAAGAAAACGCCTTGAAGAACAACAAGCAAAAACAGCTGCATGCAGTAGCCGATCTGGAACAACAGCTCGAAGAACCATCTGACAGCTGGGCCTTGGCTGATCGCCCCTCCCGCAAGGAGGCCGAAGAGGCCGTGCGCACCCTGATCCGCTGGATTGGCGACGATCCTGCACGCGAAGGTCTGCTCGATACACCAAAGCGCGTGGTCAAAGCCTATGAAGAGCTTTACCGCGGCTATCGCGAAGATCCTGCAGGCCCCCTTGAACGCATGTTCGAAGAAGTCAATGGCTACGAAGACATGGTGCTGCTACGCGATGTGGAATTTTTCTCCGCCTGCGAACATCACATGGTGCCCTTCGTCGGCAAGGCACATATCGCCTACTATCCGTCCAACGGCGTTGTCGGCCTCTCCAAGCTCGCCCGCGTGATTGACACTTTCGCGCGCCGCTTGCAGACACAGGAAAGCCTGACCGAACAGATCATCGAGACGATCGAAACGACGCTGGCTCCGCGCGGCATTGCCCTGCTCATCGAGGCAGAGCATATGTGCATGACCATGCGCGGCGTGCGCAAGAGAGGCGCCTCGACCGTTACCACCCGCTTCACCGGCGTTTTTGCCGCGGATGTCGACAAGCAGAACCGCTTCATGAGCCTGACCGGCGAATGCCGCGGCTGA